AGATAGGCGGCGGTAGCGGCTTGCTCGCCGGGGCTCGGGGTCTGGGGGAACCCATAGCCGGTCGTGGTTTTCAGCGGGAGCGGCGCGCGGGTCTGCTCCCGCAGCGCGGGGAAGGCCGGGTCACCGCTGGTGTAGTACGGGTCCGAGTCCCACACCTTGTCCCACGAGGGGTTGACCAGGCACGGTGCTTCCTTCGCCACACCGAGCAGTGCGCTCCCGCTGACCATGAACTTCGCCACCAGCTTGGCGAGGTCGGGGTTCTTCGCCCCCTTGAACACGACGAACGAGTTGGACTCGCCGTACGCGAGTGGCTTGTCGATCGCCGGTCCGGTGGCGCCGTTGAACGGGTGCGTGTTGGCGTAGACCGGGTTCTTCTTTGTCTTCGAGTCGGCGTAGACGCTGAACTGGTTGAGCGTGAGCCCCAGGATCTGGGCCAGCCAGTTCTCGTTGTTGCTCGAGTCGGTCCAGCTTCCGATCCCGGGCGGCAGCATCGGTGCGTACTTCGGGTTCGTGTAGATGTCGCCGAGGAACGCGACGGCCTCGACGGTCTCCGGCGAGTTGAACACCACCTTCTCGCCGGTGTTGTCCGCGATCGCCCCGCCGTAGCAGTTGATGACGTTCGCGATGAAGCCGTTGGCGTCGCCGGAGCGGTTCACCGTGAGCCCCCAGCCGAAGCGCCGCTTCGCCGGGTCGGAGACCGCCAACGCGTTGTCGCGCAGCTCCTCCCAGGTGTAGTGCGGCTTGAGCGGGAGACCCTTCTCCTCGTACCAGTCCTTGCGCAGGTACATCCCGGTCGCGATGAAGTGGTACGGGATCGCGAACCAGCGCCCGTCGAACACGCAGAAGGTGGTCGACGCCGTCGCGGGCTCCCCGTAGAGCGCGCGCATCTCCTCGACCACGTCGGTGACGTCGGTGAGGGCGCCGAGGTTGTGGAGCTGGCCGACGAACCGCCGGTCGCTCATGAAGGCCAGATCGCGGCTGGT
The genomic region above belongs to Amycolatopsis sp. YIM 10 and contains:
- a CDS encoding ABC transporter substrate-binding protein gives rise to the protein MEEKTDWSRRRFLGMSALGVLGLAACESGPAAPQVDVQVPKVLLDEAAGLRGGSVGMLSQKLYSEAANQALDKSLQVFAQATGTTVRNDLVSGDAGDMVAKMDAEVKAGTSRDLAFMSDRRFVGQLHNLGALTDVTDVVEEMRALYGEPATASTTFCVFDGRWFAIPYHFIATGMYLRKDWYEEKGLPLKPHYTWEELRDNALAVSDPAKRRFGWGLTVNRSGDANGFIANVINCYGGAIADNTGEKVVFNSPETVEAVAFLGDIYTNPKYAPMLPPGIGSWTDSSNNENWLAQILGLTLNQFSVYADSKTKKNPVYANTHPFNGATGPAIDKPLAYGESNSFVVFKGAKNPDLAKLVAKFMVSGSALLGVAKEAPCLVNPSWDKVWDSDPYYTSGDPAFPALREQTRAPLPLKTTTGYGFPQTPSPGEQAATAAYLLTDMMQSVIQGTRPADAVASTHARIVQVFEQQGYQQ